Within the Bradyrhizobium cosmicum genome, the region GCCGGCTTCGCCGCAAGCTGCCGCAGGCGTCCATCATGGTTGGATGCTGGGCGGAGGACGTCGCCAACATCGACGAGCTGCGTGAGACGGCGAAGGCCGATCTGTTTGCCACCTCGCTGCGCGAGGCGGCGCAAATCGTCGTCTCCATGGCACAAGGCCAGGCTGGCGCCGCGCCGTCTGTTGCGGAGCCTGCCGTGTTGGCGCGTGCCTGAAAAGGCTACTCGACCGCCGCGTAAACGAGATTTCGCACCAAGGTCCGCGTGAAGTCACGCTGGCCTGGGCCCTGGCTCATGAACACCACGAACAAGTCTTCCTTCGGATCGATCCAGAAGAACGTGCCGGCAATGCCGCTCCAGAAATACTGGCCGACGCTGCCGGGGAAGGGCGCGATGCCGGCGTCGCGGCGGACTGCGAAGCCGAGACCGAAACCGTGCCCGGGCGACAGCAGCGTGCCATTTGTCACGACGTGCGGCCCGAGGTGATCCGACGCCATCAGCTCCAGCGTCTTGCGGCCGATGATCCTGTTGCCGTCGAGCGTGCCGCCGTTGCGCAGCATCAACGCGAAGCGGGCATAGTCCATCGTGGTGGAGACCAGACCGCCGCCGCCGGACTCCATGATCGGCTGCTCCAGTGCACTGAACAGCGCGACCTTGTCGCCGGTCCACGGATCGGCTGCGAACGGCTCGGCGAGCCGGCCGGCATTCGCTTCGGAGGTCGAGAACCCGGTCTCGGCCATCTGGAGCGGCGCGAGGATGCGCTCGGTGAGGAAGACGCCAAGCGATTTGCCGCTGACCACCTCGATGATGCGGCCGAGGATATCGGTGGAGCGGCTGTAGTTGAACTCGTCACCGGGATGGCAGACCAGCGGGAAGCTCGCCACCAGCGCGGCGTGCTCGGCATTGGTGATCTTGCGGCTGCGCACCCGCGAATCCTGGTAGATCTTGTGCACGGGGCCGTCGCCCTGGTGCTCGTAGGTCAGGCCGGAGGTATGGCGGAGCAGGTCCTGCACCGTCATCGGCCGCTTCGGCGGAACCAGTTCCAGCTTGCCGCCGCTGACGATACCGACCTTCTGGCCTGCGAACTCCGGGATGAATTTTGCGACGGGATCGCCGAGCAGCAAATGGCCGTCCTCGAGCAGCGCCATGATGCCGACCGACACGATCGGCTTGGTCATCGAGAAGATGCGGAAGATCGAATCAAGCGCCATCTCGGCAGACCCGGTCGGGCTCTGCTTGCCGAGCGCCTCGAACCAGCCGACCTGGCCGCGCCGGGACACCAGCACGGTCACGCCGGGGACGGTTCCCTTGTCGATCTCGCGCTTGAAGGCACCCGACATCGCCTGGAGATGAGGGCGTGACAGGCCCAGCGCCTCGGGCTTGGCATCAGGCAAAGGCGGGGTTTTCGGCGCGATCGCGGCGCGAGGGGCGGCTGTGGCGGTCATGTTCACTCCCGGGGGCACATTATTGTCGGGGACGAAGTGTGGCCCAGAAGGCGCGGCACAAACAAGCGAAGCCAGCGCGCTTCACCCTTGCAATCCGGCCTTGCAAACCAGCCGCCCCCTGTGCTTGAAAGCGGCCCTGATCCGCGCGGCGACGTGAGGGTCCGTAGGAGTGTAGCTCAATTGGTAGAGCACCGGTCTCCAAAACCGGGGGTCGCAGGTTCGAGCCCTGCCACTCCTGCCAGCTAATCCAGACAATCAGGATCAGGACAGCGGCGGGCCCAAAGCTCGGACCGTGGGTGATAGGGACGGGGTAAGCCCTTGATCCGGATCAGGTCCGCGGCAGGTGGCCACGGGCATTCCGGCCGGCCCACACCTTGACCTTTGGCCCCATCCGCAGTATCTACGCCGCACTCGCAGCCGGCCCGTTAGACGCGGATCTCCGGCGCGGCTTTGAAATCCCCGAACAATCGAGCCCGGTTTCCGGCTCATCCTTCGAGACAGAGGGCTGGGCCAACGGCGGCTGTTCGGATCCCTGAAATTCATTCGCGTCCGGCGACGGACGTTGGACATTCAAACGATGGCAGTCAGCCCGTTCAAGTTCTTGCAGGAAGTGCGCTCGGAGACCGCCAAGGTCACCTGGCCGACCCGCCGTGAGACCACGATCACCACCATCATGGTGTTCGTCATGGTCGCGGTGGCCTCGATCTTC harbors:
- a CDS encoding serine hydrolase domain-containing protein, with amino-acid sequence MTATAAPRAAIAPKTPPLPDAKPEALGLSRPHLQAMSGAFKREIDKGTVPGVTVLVSRRGQVGWFEALGKQSPTGSAEMALDSIFRIFSMTKPIVSVGIMALLEDGHLLLGDPVAKFIPEFAGQKVGIVSGGKLELVPPKRPMTVQDLLRHTSGLTYEHQGDGPVHKIYQDSRVRSRKITNAEHAALVASFPLVCHPGDEFNYSRSTDILGRIIEVVSGKSLGVFLTERILAPLQMAETGFSTSEANAGRLAEPFAADPWTGDKVALFSALEQPIMESGGGGLVSTTMDYARFALMLRNGGTLDGNRIIGRKTLELMASDHLGPHVVTNGTLLSPGHGFGLGFAVRRDAGIAPFPGSVGQYFWSGIAGTFFWIDPKEDLFVVFMSQGPGQRDFTRTLVRNLVYAAVE
- the secE gene encoding preprotein translocase subunit SecE, encoding MAVSPFKFLQEVRSETAKVTWPTRRETTITTIMVFVMVAVASIFFFAADQIIRVLITFLLGIH